The Molothrus ater isolate BHLD 08-10-18 breed brown headed cowbird chromosome 18, BPBGC_Mater_1.1, whole genome shotgun sequence genome window below encodes:
- the MMAB gene encoding corrinoid adenosyltransferase MMAB, translated as MAGRRWRSGAGSSERAAGERAPRIYTRTGDSGFSSTFTGERRPKGDRIFEALGATDELSSAIGLAGEFSSEKGYTFVDQLHKVQCMLQDVGSNIATPLSSAREAHRKRTSFSEKPILELEQWIDSYSEQLPPLRAFILPSGGRSSAALHFSRAVCRRAERCVVPLVQAGEADPNVAKYLNRLSDYLFVLARYAAMKEGKEEKIYIKPEP; from the exons ATGGCGGGGCGGCGgtggcggagcggggcgggcag CTCCGAGCGCGCCGCTGGCGAGCGGGCCCCGAGGATCTACACGAGGACGGGAGACTCAG GATTCTCCAGCACCTTCACCGGGGAGCGGCGGCCCAAGGGCGACCGGATCTTCGAGGCCCTCGGAGCCACGGATGAGCTGAGCTCGGCCATCGG GCTGGCTGGTGAGTTTAGCAGTGAAAAGGGTTACACATTTGTTGATCAACTTCATAAA GTGCAGTGCATGCTGCAGGATGTGGGCTCCAACATTGCCACACCACTCTCCTCAGCCAGGGAGGCTCACCGCA AGCGAACATCGTTCAGCGAGAagcccatcctggagctggagcagtggaTTGACAGCtactcagagcagctgcctcctctcAGAGCCTTCATCCTGCCT TctggaggcaggagcagtgctgctctccactTCTCCCGAGCCGTGTGCCGCAGGGCTGAGAGGTG TGTGGTCCCTTTAGTCCAAGCAGGGGAAGCAGATCCAAATGTGGCCAAGTATTTAaacag GCTCAGTGATTATCTCTTTGTCCTGGCACGTTATGCTGCAatgaaggaagggaaggaagagaaaatctACATAAAACCTGAGCCCTAG
- the MVK gene encoding mevalonate kinase, with protein sequence MWARELAVSAPGKVILHGEHAVVLGKVALAVALDLRTFLRLRPGAEGRLSVSLPGVGVRRSWDTPDLRALRERIAADGDESKSPSAEQLDALREFAGIAAGATAPESLATLAFLYMCLAISAKYGDVPSVDIVVWSELPTGAGLGSSAAYAVCLAAALLMLCGAISCPLQEGESTARWTEEELTLINSWAFRGEQVIHGNPSGVDNAVGTWGGALRYQAGKITPLKRVPTLRILLTNTKVPRSTKVLVAGVKEKILKFPAIMNPVLDSIDAVSQECQSVLEAMPANPSPEHYPVLEEFFDINQHHLNVLGVGHPSLDRLCQVTASHSLHSKLTGAGGGGCGITLLPPDTSPLAVEAAKQDLCACGFECWETKIGAPGVTLHSCSSLSAQVLHALAQS encoded by the exons ATGTGGGCGCGGGAGCTGGCGGTGTCGGCGCCGGGGAAGGTGATCCTGCACGGGGAGCACGCCGTGGTGCTGGGCAAG GTGGCCCTGGCCGTGGCGCTGGACCTGCGGACGTTTCTCCGCCTGAGGCCTGGCGCTGAGGGCCGGCTGAGCGTCTCCCTGCCCGGCGTCGGCGTCCGGAGGAGCTGGGACACCCCCGATCTCCGGGCCCTGCGGGAGCGGATCGCAG CTGATGGTGATGAGTCCAAGTCCCCCAGTGCAGAACAGCTGGATGCACTGAGGGAGTTTGCTGGAATTGCTGCCGGGGCCACAGCTCCAGAAAGTCTTGCTACTCTTGCCTTCCTGTATATGTGCCTGGCTATTTCTGCTAAGTATGG GGATGTTCCCAGCGTGGATATCGTGGTGTGGTCGGAGCTGCCCacgggagcagggctgggatccagTGCTGCCTATGCtgtgtgcctggctgcagccctgctcatgCTGTGTGGAGCCATCTCCTGCCCACTGCAGGAGGGAGAATCCACAGCCAG GTGGACAGAAGAAGAGCTGACACTGATCAACAGCTGGGCCTTCCGAGGGGAGCAGGTGATCCATGGCAATCCATCGGGTGTGGACAATGCTGTTGGCACCTGGG GTGGAGCCCTGAGATACCAAGCAGGAAAAATCACACCGTTAAAGAG GGTGCCCACACTGAGGATCTTGCTGACCAACACCAAAGTCCCTCGGAGCACCAAGGTCCTGGTGGCTGGTGTAAAGGAGAAGATCCTGAAG TTCCCTGCCATCATGAACCCGGTGCTGGACTCCATCGATGCCGTTTCTCAGGAGTGCCAAAGTGTTCTGGAAGCGATGCCTGCAAATCCATCACCAGAGCATTACCCTGTGCTGGAG GAATTCTTTGACATAAACCAACACCACTTAAATGTGCTTGGAGTGGGCCACCCCTCCCTGGACAGGCTGTGCCAGGTGacagcatcccacagcctgcACAGCAAACTGACAGGGGCTGGTGGGGGTGGCTGTGGCAtcaccctgctgccaccag ACACCTCCCCTCTGGCCGTGGAAGCAGCCAAGCAAGACTTGTGTGCCTGTGGATTTGAATGCTGGGAGACCAAGATTGGGGCCCCCGGGGTGACCCTgca